Proteins from a single region of Bacillales bacterium:
- a CDS encoding YutD-like domain-containing protein, giving the protein MIEVHGRTFEIVENVKDAWDEEAFQSRYSEILNKYDYIVGDWGYNQLRLRGFFEDDNRKSTYHTKISTVKEYLYEYCNFGCAYFILKKIKKT; this is encoded by the coding sequence ATGATCGAAGTTCATGGAAGGACTTTCGAAATCGTTGAAAATGTGAAGGACGCCTGGGACGAAGAGGCGTTTCAATCCCGTTACAGCGAGATTTTAAACAAATACGACTACATCGTCGGCGATTGGGGATACAACCAGCTGCGGCTGAGAGGATTTTTCGAGGACGACAATCGCAAATCGACGTATCATACGAAAATCAGCACCGTTAAAGAATACCTGTACGAGTATTGTAATTTCGGATGTGCCTATTTCATTTTAAAAAAAATCAAAAAAACGTAA